A region of Trichocoleus sp. FACHB-46 DNA encodes the following proteins:
- the hpsE gene encoding hormogonium polysaccharide biosynthesis glycosyltransferase HpsE yields the protein MAPEFTVAIPTYNGEHRLPELLERLRAQVNTEDFRWEILIVDNNSTDQTAEVIRTFQADWPNQYPIRYLFEGRQGSAYARQRAVQAAESELIGFLDDDNIPALDWVAAAYAFAQSHPRAGAYASQIHGDFEAAPPQNFRRIAGFLAITERGPQPLLYDPGKKLLPPSAGLVVRKSVWSRYVPQTFTLRGRVGQSQGQAIAASEPGEDLELLLHIQNAGWEIWYNPDMEMHHKIPHWRFERDYLLAMFRGIGLSRYHTRMLSVKPWQRPLAALAYILNDMRKILRHWLKYRTVIPQDLVATCEMELFRNSFLSPFHHWKKTLKN from the coding sequence TTGGCTCCTGAATTTACGGTTGCCATCCCGACATACAACGGTGAGCACCGCTTGCCTGAGTTGTTAGAGCGCCTGCGAGCGCAGGTGAATACAGAGGATTTTCGCTGGGAAATCCTAATAGTTGATAACAACAGTACAGACCAGACTGCTGAGGTCATTCGGACCTTCCAGGCAGATTGGCCCAACCAGTACCCCATCCGGTACTTGTTTGAAGGTCGCCAAGGCTCTGCTTATGCGAGGCAGCGAGCAGTGCAAGCAGCCGAAAGCGAGCTGATTGGTTTTTTAGATGATGACAACATTCCAGCTCTAGACTGGGTGGCAGCAGCTTATGCCTTTGCTCAAAGTCACCCTAGAGCAGGAGCTTACGCGAGTCAAATTCACGGTGACTTTGAAGCTGCACCTCCGCAAAACTTTAGAAGAATTGCTGGTTTCTTGGCGATTACTGAGCGCGGTCCTCAGCCATTGCTATACGATCCTGGCAAAAAGCTGCTGCCTCCTTCAGCAGGCTTAGTGGTGCGTAAAAGTGTTTGGAGCCGCTATGTGCCTCAAACTTTTACCTTGAGAGGAAGAGTCGGACAGTCTCAGGGGCAAGCGATCGCGGCCAGCGAACCGGGAGAAGATCTAGAACTGCTTCTGCATATTCAGAATGCAGGTTGGGAAATTTGGTATAACCCAGACATGGAAATGCACCACAAAATCCCTCACTGGCGTTTTGAGCGAGATTATCTGCTCGCCATGTTTCGAGGGATTGGTCTGAGTCGCTACCACACTCGCATGCTCAGTGTTAAACCTTGGCAGCGTCCATTGGCAGCTCTGGCCTATATCCTGAACGATATGCGTAAAATCCTCCGGCACTGGCTGAAATATAGAACGGTCATCCCTCAAGATTTGGTAGCTACTTGCGAAATGGAGCTGTTCCGCAATAGTTTTCTGAGTCCCTTCCACCACTGGAAGAAAACCCTGAAAAACTAA